In one Leptospiraceae bacterium genomic region, the following are encoded:
- a CDS encoding DUF1499 domain-containing protein → MKRGIIFGLLLLLTTLSCNRKSQKSLMITEGVFSPCPKSPNCISSQEKKEDKEHYIEAIVYSSSREDAQKKMIVTLQKLPRVKLVKKTDNYLHAEFTTLLMRYVDDVEFYFPENNKLIHIRSASRVGYSDLGKNRSRMKEIKQLFEKE, encoded by the coding sequence ATGAAAAGAGGGATAATATTTGGTTTATTACTTTTACTTACTACCCTATCCTGTAATCGAAAGTCCCAAAAGAGCCTTATGATTACAGAAGGAGTATTCAGCCCCTGTCCTAAATCACCGAATTGCATTTCATCTCAAGAAAAAAAGGAAGACAAGGAGCATTATATCGAAGCCATAGTGTATAGTTCGAGCAGGGAAGATGCACAAAAGAAGATGATAGTCACTCTCCAAAAACTTCCGAGGGTCAAACTTGTAAAGAAAACAGACAACTACTTACATGCAGAATTTACTACTCTGCTAATGCGCTATGTTGATGATGTAGAATTTTATTTCCCGGAAAATAATAAACTTATCCATATTCGTTCTGCTTCTCGGGTCGGATATTCGGATCTGGGAAAAAATCGTTCACGGATGAAGGAAATCAAGCAACTATTCGAAAAAGAGTAA
- a CDS encoding HAD family hydrolase, whose amino-acid sequence MKDNKRALFLDRDGVINVDKDYVYKIEDFIFFPEIFSICRFFIDAGFLIIIVTNQSGIARNYYTEEDVRVLHAYMLEEFLRKDISITAIYYSPFHPDGTIPEYTQKSYCRKPEPGMLLEAEKKFGINLADSYLIGDKETDIEAGIRAGVKNLCMLPRTESERKKVGSKAKMFQNHTELLTWLTKEQHHIIQEEN is encoded by the coding sequence ATGAAAGATAACAAAAGAGCACTTTTTTTAGATCGGGATGGAGTGATTAATGTAGATAAAGACTATGTGTATAAAATAGAAGATTTTATTTTTTTTCCTGAAATCTTTTCTATTTGCAGGTTTTTTATAGATGCAGGATTTCTAATTATTATTGTTACCAATCAATCCGGAATAGCCAGAAATTATTATACAGAAGAGGATGTTCGCGTGCTCCATGCGTATATGTTAGAAGAATTTCTCAGAAAGGACATTTCTATTACCGCGATCTATTACAGTCCCTTTCATCCGGATGGAACAATCCCGGAATATACCCAGAAGTCCTACTGTCGTAAACCCGAGCCGGGAATGCTACTTGAAGCAGAAAAAAAATTTGGAATCAATTTAGCTGATTCCTATTTGATCGGTGATAAGGAAACGGATATCGAAGCCGGAATAAGAGCGGGAGTCAAAAACTTATGTATGCTTCCGAGAACTGAATCCGAAAGAAAAAAAGTGGGGAGTAAAGCAAAGATGTTTCAAAACCATACAGAACTATTGACATGGCTCACAAAAGAACAGCATCATATAATTCAAGAAGAGAACTAA
- a CDS encoding glutathione S-transferase N-terminal domain-containing protein, with translation MIKVYQYPSCPYCRKVINAITELKLKSGEDYLLIEASHGTSGREEVIRLGGKGQVPFLVDGDVKMYESDDIVQYIRKKFSKA, from the coding sequence ATGATAAAAGTTTACCAGTATCCTTCCTGTCCTTATTGTAGAAAAGTAATCAATGCCATTACTGAGTTAAAATTAAAATCCGGAGAAGATTACCTGCTGATTGAAGCAAGCCATGGAACTTCCGGTAGAGAAGAGGTCATTCGACTCGGTGGTAAAGGCCAGGTTCCTTTTCTTGTTGATGGTGATGTAAAGATGTATGAGAGTGATGATATTGTTCAGTATATCAGGAAAAAGTTTAGTAAAGCATAA